The Deinococcus roseus genome contains a region encoding:
- a CDS encoding tyrosine-protein kinase domain-containing protein: MLEQTPNVRNDDIDIVKLFGTLRRNALLIGISVALTGGLTYFISKQQAPQYEAVSSVIAVKSETGNSIMNNTLVSAPPLPQGAVEKAIHGRTVIEQIIQGLKKSKLPAAEQQNLIEALNKELRRNNFKLLRVKAKLDNQLTGVYEISGQAGTPLGAQVLANVAVDAILNWDLQRATSRLIRAKSSLEQQVVSLNQSLKGVKADSIEQQTFITARANVMQNLAQIEVFEKAATGTLTLVSEAEEPSEAIAPKPLRNAALAGLLALFLAAGFALISDALRKRIESDEDLTHFGAPVLGKLPKLTGKTLQRGIIESARSGMLYEAIGFLRVSLMSYTEGTTGPRRLVVSSSRSGEGKSSVTASLAEGLANSGLKVLIVDLDLHRPTQHKVWSQIKPLGWHSLPGADSNPSVPARDIQTALTNPKAAQALQVSQGIDMLPAGIPQRSASHVINNSKLQELLDRWDKSYDVVLLDSPPILALADALTVSRFTQGILMVVEANQTTYANVEATLKNIRTAGCHLIGFVLNKVTSRKDGYYYYYYSYRPEAEKVRKQS, from the coding sequence ATGCTTGAACAAACCCCTAACGTAAGAAATGACGACATTGATATCGTCAAACTGTTTGGTACCCTGCGCCGCAATGCCCTGCTCATTGGCATCAGCGTAGCTCTCACTGGTGGATTGACTTATTTTATCAGCAAACAACAAGCTCCCCAGTACGAAGCTGTAAGCAGCGTCATCGCTGTCAAATCCGAAACCGGCAACAGCATCATGAACAACACGCTGGTTTCTGCACCACCCCTCCCCCAGGGAGCGGTGGAAAAAGCCATTCACGGCAGAACCGTCATCGAGCAGATCATCCAGGGTTTGAAGAAAAGCAAACTCCCTGCGGCAGAGCAGCAAAACCTCATTGAGGCCCTCAACAAAGAGTTGAGACGCAACAATTTCAAGCTCTTGCGGGTCAAAGCCAAACTGGACAACCAGCTCACCGGTGTGTACGAAATCAGTGGGCAGGCAGGCACCCCTCTGGGTGCACAGGTGCTGGCCAATGTGGCTGTGGATGCCATTCTGAACTGGGACCTGCAACGTGCCACCTCCCGTTTGATCCGGGCCAAAAGCAGTCTGGAACAGCAGGTTGTTTCACTGAACCAGAGCCTCAAAGGGGTAAAAGCAGACAGCATCGAACAGCAAACCTTCATCACGGCACGGGCCAATGTGATGCAAAACCTGGCCCAGATCGAAGTGTTTGAAAAAGCTGCAACGGGCACCCTGACCCTGGTTTCTGAGGCAGAAGAGCCTTCAGAAGCCATTGCTCCCAAGCCCCTGCGCAATGCTGCCCTGGCTGGTTTGCTGGCACTGTTCCTGGCTGCTGGTTTCGCATTGATTTCGGATGCCCTGCGCAAACGCATCGAATCGGATGAAGACCTCACCCACTTTGGTGCACCCGTGCTGGGCAAACTGCCCAAGCTGACCGGGAAAACCCTGCAACGGGGCATCATCGAAAGTGCCCGCTCCGGCATGCTTTACGAAGCCATTGGTTTCCTGCGGGTCAGCCTGATGAGTTACACCGAAGGCACCACTGGCCCCAGACGACTGGTGGTTTCAAGTTCACGCTCTGGTGAAGGGAAATCCAGCGTGACCGCTTCTCTTGCAGAAGGTCTGGCCAACTCTGGACTCAAAGTTCTGATTGTGGACCTGGACTTGCACAGACCCACCCAGCACAAGGTGTGGTCCCAGATCAAACCTCTGGGATGGCACTCTTTGCCCGGAGCAGACAGCAATCCCAGTGTTCCCGCACGGGACATTCAAACGGCCCTCACCAACCCCAAAGCTGCCCAGGCCTTGCAGGTCAGTCAGGGCATCGACATGTTGCCTGCAGGCATTCCACAACGCTCTGCTTCCCATGTGATCAACAATTCCAAATTGCAGGAATTGCTGGACCGCTGGGACAAGAGTTACGATGTGGTGCTGCTGGACAGCCCTCCCATTCTGGCCCTCGCTGATGCACTCACTGTTTCGAGGTTCACCCAGGGCATCCTGATGGTGGTGGAAGCCAACCAGACCACCTACGCCAATGTGGAAGCCACACTCAAAAACATCCGTACTGCTGGTTGCCACCTGATTGGCTTTGTGCTCAACAAAGTCACCAGTCGCAAAGATGGGTATTACTACTACTATTACAGTTACCGTCCAGAAGCAGAAAAAGTCCGAAAACAGTCCTAA